Below is a genomic region from Halorussus caseinilyticus.
CGAGTCATCCAGTCTATCCGCGGGCGCATACCTCCAAATCCGGAGAAAGAGCGTTTAGTCCTACTGTTCTGGAACCTATGGGGGCACAAACGTAGTCTACAGCTTACGTTTATCCAGTAAACTTATTACTCCCTTCAGACATTCCAAATAATAGGAAGCAACTCGCGGACCTGTTGCTCTCGGGTCCAGTTGGCAAAGGAAGCGGACCGATGCTTGGGACATCGGGTCCGCGGAACGCTTCCACTTGGACCAGCAGAAGCATGCAAGCCTACTGTGAGGCGGGACTTGAATCTCCCGCACGGATAGCCGCGTGTATCGACTCTGCAAACACTCCGTCAGAACGCGGAGGTGCCGGACGGTGACGGCCGAGGCTCTGCCGTCACTTGTAGACCTCCACGGGTTCCAACGAGACGTACTCTTCGCGGTCCGCGCGCTGGAACGGGACGGCGACCCGCCGCGGGGCCTCCGCGTGAAACGCCGGTTGGAAGCGACGTACTACGAGGAAGTCCATCACGGCCGTCTCTACCAGAATCTCGACGCGCTCGCTGACCAAAACCTCGTCTCGAAAGGCGCGAAAGATGGCCGCGCCAACGAGTACACTACCACCGAGGCGGCGCGCACTATCCTCGACGCGCACGTTCGAGGGCGCGCCGAACAGGTCGGCGTCGAACTCGCCGAAGACGAGAACCCCGACGCCTTCCCGAGCGACGAGACGCCGGACGGCCAGACGGAACTCGGCGACACAGAGGCCCTGCCAACGGAGGGCGAAGCGTAGTGACCGCCCGCGACGAGTTCGGTCCGGACCTCGATACGGCGATTCCCGAGACGTTCGACGTATGTCCGGACTGTGGCACGCCGACGGTGAAACTCGGGAGTCACAACTGTCCGACCGACGACTCCTCCAAGACCCGACGCGCGAAGAGCGCGACAAACGCATCGAACAAGACCCCTACTCGGACGGCGAAACGGTTCTCGTTCGTGACCGGCCGCGGACGTGGGCGTACGCCTACCACGAGACCGACGCGGACGGCAACACGCTTTGTCCCGCCCACCAGAACGCCGACTTCTACGAATGCACGCGCTCGAAAGCGAAGGAACGCCAGTTCGCGCCCTGCCAGTTCTGCCGTCGTATCCGCGAGGCGAACAGCGACGACCGGGACGCCGACCGCGACCGGAACGGAGACGGGCCGGACCCGAGTGCCGACGCCGACCGGGACTGTGACGCCGAGCGTTCCGACCGAGAGCGCGCCAACCGTGACCGCGAGCGCGGGGTGGTCGCGTGTGAGTAGTACATCCTCGGCGCTCGCCGACGGCCACTGTCCCGAGTGCGGCACGCCGATTACGGCGCTCTCGGCGACCGGCCCGGACGCCCACCATGCCGACCCCTGCGGTTGCACCGTCTAACAACCAACCAACGACTCTCGAAACCCATGACCGACAACACCAACGCGACTGAAAGCACCGCCAGCAAATCACTCGACACCACTATCGCACCCGCGACAACGAAGGCGGACAAGCAAGACACCATCTACTACCTCGAACGCCTCTTCGTCGGCGCGTACCCACCCGGCACCACGCTCCAGTACCACGACTACGAACTCACCCACACGTCCGAGGGCGTCTGGAGCGTCCACCACCGCGACGACGCCAATCCCATCGACGTACTGAACGTCGCCGCGTTCCGGAGCGCCACCGAACTACAGGCGTACCTCGACGACCTCGCCAACCACGCCCCGGACTCCCGAGAGGAATGGCGTACGCACCGAACGCGAGGAAACAACCGATGAGCGCCGACGAGTTCGACCAGCCAATCGACGCGCTCGACCACCACGACCTCGCCCGCGAAGTCCGGAAGCTCCGCGAGGAAGTCGAAGCACTCCGCGCAGAGTACGAAAGCCAGCAGGTCGAAATAGAACAAC
It encodes:
- a CDS encoding helix-turn-helix transcriptional regulator — protein: MTAEALPSLVDLHGFQRDVLFAVRALERDGDPPRGLRVKRRLEATYYEEVHHGRLYQNLDALADQNLVSKGAKDGRANEYTTTEAARTILDAHVRGRAEQVGVELAEDENPDAFPSDETPDGQTELGDTEALPTEGEA